A window of the Salarias fasciatus chromosome 7, fSalaFa1.1, whole genome shotgun sequence genome harbors these coding sequences:
- the incenp gene encoding inner centromere protein A, producing MNSVFSSVRSLMEMFDGKGQEFISEIDNVHNVWLQEIQEEANRMLSRDFNAEPELMPKTPSQKKNSRRKRVSLGRQEESQTRRRFSKGRRSNLRGSAVQKLDLVDEEDSASEASISQDSSTQSKRPTRKKKQTKAQAAEEVSQPASVSGPEEVQDSEPGPVTEEEMKVEPADTVSPIQAPPEMALPEVFVSISPADRLSAELAIKPEPSPGRSAAKIAIAGTRRSRRSSARCSLKLRHSLAGLRHSMTQESVRRASRRSMAKKRAAGTENSSCSSNAENTCESEAEAASEEVLVEAVPADAVDSAAPESPAQSPEASNALSVDPAYDRITRSMATNSPLLAPSPLFAPKQTITTDTEEQSVRRSSRTLKRKLVDGEASLAKRVTPPKRSQAAIKPNMRSFLHTVHKNQILMMTPNSLSRSAVIKSFIKTNTPLKVDPKAKERQKLETLKKKQEQEEERMKRMEEEKKKKQEELKRKRDERLRRVFEAKVKEEQKEEEKKKRIEQKMAQIVEKSDKRQAEEKTKKKLTLKRQEEQELKKKQEEEAKRKLIEQAEEEKRQQEILAQKKAEEEKLQARKLAEARKALELERERQQQAAAAAAAERARAEKEKLLALQREVERAVKEKEMREQEEKKRKALEEKKLEEERQRLAANEKALREREAAKLKEVAAKQISVALNRTVDIERSVLASPQSSVFKTPVGKGPLLNVTVNVEEPTSPQSYVLSPSGGKKPLTSSAENYGMDQNSDDSTDDESAPRNRIPSWAQGVSLQRAVMKQYFNPPDLDTVFGEVMPIKLEDIFYKKKPRYFKRTSSAVWHSPLAGSK from the exons ATGAATTCTGTGTTTTCGTCCGTGCGATCtctcatggagatgtttgaCGGCAAAGGACAAGAATTCATAAGCGAAATAGACAATGTGCACaatgtgtggctgcaggagaTCCAGGAAGAAGCCAATCGAATGCTCTCCCG GGATTTTAATGCTGAACCGGAGTTGATGCCTAAAACTCCATCCCAGAAGAAGAACAGTCGCAGGAAACGTGTATCTTTAGGGCGCCAAGAAGAAAGTCAAACTCGGAGAAG ATTTTCAAAAGGTCGGCGAAGTAACCTGCGCGGCTCTGCTGTCCAAAAACTTGACCTTGTCGATGAAGAGGACAGTGCCTCTGAGGCTTCGATTTCTCAAGACAGCAGCACACAGTCCAAACGTCCCACTcgaaaaaagaaacagacgaAGGCTCAGGCAGCAGAGGAAGTGAGCCAGCCAGCAAGTGTAAGTGGACCTGAGGAGGTGCAGGACAGTGAGCCCGGGCCGGTGACAGAAGAAGAGATGAAAGTGGAGCCTGCAGACACTGTCAGCCCCATCCAGGCTCCACCTGAGATGGCACTGCCTGAGGTTTTTGTCAGCATCTCTCCAGCCGACCGTTTGTCTGCTGAGCTGGCTATAAAGCCCGAGCCCTCTCCTGGCCGCTCTGCCGCGAAGATCGCGATAGCTGGGACTCGGCGGTCGAGGCGCAGCTCCGCACGATGCTCCCTCAAGCTGCGTCACTCTCTGGCCGGTCTGCGGCACAGCATGACACAGGAGTCCGTCCGCCGTGCTTCACGCCGTTCCATGGCGAAGAAGAGAGCCGCTGGCACAGAAAACTCCTCATGCAGCAGCAATGCTG AAAACACCTGTGAGTCTGAGGCAGAAGCAGCGAGCGAAGAAGT CCTGGTAGAAGCTGTACCTGCAGACGCCGTGGATAGCGCTGCTCCTGAAAGTCCGGCTCAGTCTCCAGAA GCCAGTAACGCCCTGAGTGTGGATCCAGCTTATGATAGGATTACTCGCTCAATGGCTACAAACTCTCCTTTACTGGCTCCATCCCCACTGTTTGCCCCAAAGCAGACAATAACAA CCGACACTGAGGAGCAGTCAGTCCGGAG GTCATCCCGCACCCTCAAACGCAAACTCGTAGACGGAGAGGCCAGTCTTGCTAAAAGAGTCACTCCTCCAAAGAGAAGTCAAGCT GCGATCAAACCCAACATGAGGTCTTTTCTCCACACTGTCCACAAGAATCAGATTCTGATGATGACGCCTAATTCCCTCTCCCGCTCTGCCGTCATTAAGTCCTTCATTAAAACCAACACTCCACTCAAGGTCGATCCTAAG gCAAAAGAGCGCCAGAAATTAGAGACGCTTAAAAAGAAGcaagagcaagaggaggagagaatgaagagaatggaggaagaaaagaagaagaaacaggaggAGCTTAAACG GAAGAGGGATGAGCGGCTGAGGCGAGTGTTTGAAGCCAAAGTCAAAGAAGaacagaaggaggaagaaaagaaaaagaggatcGAACAAAAAATGGCTCAGATTGTGGAGAAAAGCGATAAG CGTCAGGCGGAGGAGAAGACCAAGAAGAAGCTGACTCTGAAGCGtcaagaggagcaggagctgaagaagaaacaggaggaggaggccaagaGGAAGCTGATTGAGCAAGCA gaggaagagaagcgaCAGCAGGAGATCCTCGCCCAGAAGAAGGCTGAGGAAGAGAAGCTGCAGGCTCGTAAACTGGCTGAAGCTCGCAAAGCCCTCGAGCTGGAGCGAGAGAGGCAGCAAcaagctgctgccgccgccgccgctgaaaG GGCACGGGCGGAAAAAGAGAAGCTGCTCGCTCTCCAGCGCGAAGTGGAGAGAGCcgtgaaagagaaggagatgagggagcaggaggagaagaaaaggaaggcgctggaggaaaaaaagctg gaggaggagcggcagaGGCTGGCGGCCAATGAGAAAgctctcagagagagagaagctgccAAGCTGAAAGAGGTCGCTGCCAAACAG ATTTCCGTGGCCCTGAACAGGACTGTGGATATCGAA CGGTCAGTACTTGCCTCGCCTCAGTCGTCAGTGTTCAAGACTCCTGTGGGGAAAGGTCCTCTCCTGAACGTCACGGTTAACGTGGAAGAG CCCACGTCGCCGCAGTCGTACGTTCTCTCGCCAAGCGGTGGGAAGAAACCTTTGACTAGTTCGGCGGAGAACTACGGGATGGACCAAAACAGCGACGACTCCACCGATGACGAGTCGGCGCCGAGGAACCGCATCCCGTCCTGGGCTCAAG GTGTCAGTCTGCAGCGGGCAGTTATGAAGCAGTACTTCAACCCCCCTGATCTGGACACCGTTTTTGGGGAAGTCATGCCAATAAAACTGGAAGACATCTTTTACAAGAAGAAGCCTCGGTATTTTAAACGCACCAGCTCTGCGGTGTGGCACTCACCTCTAGCGGGATCCAAGTGA
- the rab3il1 gene encoding guanine nucleotide exchange factor for Rab-3A, whose protein sequence is MVREANVKQAAAEKQLKEAQGKIDVLQAEVTALKTLVLTSTPSSPNRQLHPQLQASGSRGAHKHVRNKSASGGFSSLPGKAEPPSGSMQPAAREDREMDSVLFAEFLMWKEAPSLDRSSAFLSRIYREDVGPCLSFTRSELSQLVQSAVENNSLTIEPVAMSALPMVKASAMECGGPKKCALSGMSRLCRHRIKLGDKGNYYYISPSSRARITAVCNFFTYIRYIQQGLVRHDAEQMFWEIMRLRREMNLSKLGFYLTEQG, encoded by the exons ATGGTGCGTGAAGCTAACGtgaaacaagcagcagcagagaaacagctgaagGAGGCTCAGGGGAAG ATTGACGTCCTGCAAGCAGAGGTGACGGCGCTCAAAACCCTGGTGCTGACGTCCACGCCGTCCTCGCCGAACCGCCAGCTGCATCCACAGCTGCAGGCGTCAGGTAGCCGAGGAGCGCACAAACACGTCCGCAATAAAAGTGCCAGCGGGGGATTTTCATCCCTGCCTGGAAAAGCAGAACCTCCATCAGGATCcatgcagcctgcagccagagAGGACCGAGAG atGGACTCGGTTCTGTTTGCAGAGTTCCTGATGTGGAAGGAAGCTCCGAGTCTGGACCGCTCCTCCGCCTTCCTGAGCCGGATCTACCGAGAAGACGTGGGACCCTGCCTGTCCTTCACCAGATCGGAG CTGTCTCAGCTGGTTCAGAGCGCCGTGGAAAACAACTCTCTGACTATCGAGCCGGTGGCCATGTCAGCACTGCCCATGGTGAAAGCCTCGGCCATGGAGTGTGGAGGCCCTAA GAAATGTGCGCTCAGCGGCATGTCGCGGCTCTGCCGGCATCGCATCAAACTCGGAGACAAGGGGAACTACTACTACATCTCTCCATCCAGCCGAGCTCGG atcacagctgtgTGTAATTTCTTCACCTACATCCGGTACATCCAGCAGGGCCTGGTGAGGCATGATG CGGAGCAGATGTTTTGGGAGATAATGCGTCTTCGCAGAGAGATGAATCTGTCCAAATTAGGCTTTTACCTCACCGAGCAGGGCTAG
- the best1 gene encoding bestrophin-2 — protein MTVTYSRRVANAGLGTFFHLLLRWKGSIYKLLYRELIIFTLLYYFFSVVYRFVLNDNQKRLFEKLSIYCDRYAELIPVSFVLGFYVNLVVTRWWGQFENVPLPDRLAALVGGHVRGADEASRLTRRTLMRYANLSGVLIYRSVSTAVYKRFPTMEHLVQAGLMTSEELRHLEDLPSAHNKFWVPCMWFVSLALRARTEGRINNDVALTAILTELNSLRTKCMKLYGYDWISLPLVYTQVVTVAVYSFFLACLIGRQFLDPTQGYPGHDLDFYLPVFTLLQFFFYVGWLKVAEQLINPFGEDDDDFEANLLVDRNLQVSLLSVDEMYDSLPLVERDMYWNKSEPQPPYTTASAEHRKPSFMGSALNISVPKEEMEFQSNLEQIKENEEANYSTPLLGGLGRLLGVNSPSFPRSSRVPLLRRRPGAPLSRFPLYLHSESTSAGQTRQPLNPDRDPDYAFSNMPLYERPGFYSCPQTPIHCVPPAVPRPRPARRTLNEWDRSCSSLAPPTVGSQLLPPDTPGHIPPPPSSAFPWLSEDGDAPNQPTFSFPDPTPELCPISKLRPGHGLLSRRPLPPRLTLDPLSSCDGPPGPPSARTTGSGAERVFSFTPPSHTAAAAAAANPGNPTSSSGSINATSTNSAGTAGSLCKATNHTNFSNHGNFSATMRATNGGNNGGMSNNMNTASASAPPQQETNQQNSPNDSGISLAEGDLLGVLVDGGVKKAAGGREQD, from the exons ATGACAGTGACGTACTCTCGCAGAGTTGCCAATGCAGGTTTGGGAACCTTCTTTCATCTCCTTCTGCGATGGAAAGGCAGCATCTATAAACTCCTCTACAGAGAGCTCATCATCTTCACCCTCCTCTACTACTTCTTCAGTGTCGTTTACAG GTTTGTGCTTAATGACAACCAGAAGAGGCTGTTTGAGAAACTTTCTATATATTGTGACCGCTACGCTGAGCTCATCCCCGTGTCCTTTGTGCTGG GTTTTTACGTGAACTTGGTTGTGACCCGCTGGTGGGGCCAGTTTGAAAACGTGCCGCTGCCGGACCGTTTGGCAGCGTTAGTAGGAGGTCACGTACGTGGCGCCGATGAGGCCTCAAGGCTGACCCGACGAACCCTGATGCGGTACGCCAACCTCTCTGGTGTGCTCATCTATCGCTCTGTCAGCACTGCTGTATATAAGCGGTTCCCCACCATGGAGCACCTGGTACAGGCAG GCTTGATGACGTCGGAGGAGCTGAGGCACCTGGAAGATTTGCCGTCTGCTCATAACAAGTTCTGGGTGCCCTGCATGTGGTTCGTCAGCCTGGCTCTCAGAGCTCGGACTGAGGGCCGCATCAACAACGACGTGGCGCTCACCGCCATTCTCACT GAGTTGAATAGTTTACGGACAAAGTGTATGAAGCTGTACGGTTATGACTGGATAAGCCTGCCTCTTGTCTATACTCAG GTGGTGACTGTGGCAGTCTACAGCTTCTTCCTGGCTTGTCTGATTGGTCGTCAGTTCTTGGACCCGACTCAGGGATACCCAGGCCATGACCTGGACTTCTACCTACCGGTTTTCACcctgctgcagtttttcttttatgtcGGTTGGCTCAAG GTTGCTGAGCAACTCATCAATCCTTTCGGGGAAGACGACGATGACTTTGAAGCCAACTTGCTTGTTGATCGTAACTTGCAG GTGTCCTTATTGTCTGTGGACGAGATGTACGACAGTCTGCCCCTGGTTGAAAGGGACATGTACTGGAACAAGTCCGAACCGCAGCCTCCCTACACGACCGCGAGTGCCGAGCACCGCAAACCCTCCTTCATGGGCTCAGCGCTCAATATCAG TGTCCCGAAAGAAGAGATGGAATTTCAGTCCAACCTGgagcaaatcaaagaaaatgaggAAGCCAACTACTCTACCCCGCTGCTTGGAGGGCTGGGCCGTCTCCTCGGCGTTAACTCGCCCAGCTTTCCACGCTCCTCCCGGGTTCCTCTGCTGCGCCGCCGCCCCGGAGCTCCGCTGAGCCGTTTCCCTCTTTACCTGCACTCCGAATCAACATCAGCGGGTCAAACCCGTCAGCCTCTGAACCCGGACCGGGATCCAGACTACGCCTTCTCCAACATGCCCCTGTATGAGAGACCAGGTTTCTACAGCTGCCCTCAGACGCCCATCCACTGCGTGCCCCCCGCTGTGCCTCGGCCTCGACCTGCCCGAAGAACCCTCAACGAGTGGGATCGCAGCTGTAGCTCTCTCGCCCCGCCCACGGTGGGCTCTCAGCTGCTGCCGCCCGACACTCCCGGCCACATCCCACCACCACCGTCCTCTGCTTTTCCCTGGCTGAGTGAGGACGGCGACGCACCGAATCAGCCCACCTTCTCCTTCCCCGATCCCACACCTGAACTTTGCCCGATATCCAAACTCAGACCGGGACACGGCCTGCTTTCCCGCCGTCCCCTGCCCCCCCGCCTCACTCTGGATCCCCTCTCGTCATGTGACGGCCCGCCTGGACCCCCGAGCGCCCGGaccacaggaagtggagcagaaCGGGTGTTCTCGTTCACGCCGCCGTCCCAcacagcggcagcggcagcagcagcaaatcCCGGTAATCCCACCAGCAGCTCCGGCAGCATTAATGCAACAAGCACCAACAGCGCTGGCACCGCAGGAAGTCTCTGCAAAGCCACAAACCACACTAATTTTAGTAACCATGGGAACTTCAGCGCCACCATGAGGGCAACCAACGGGGGAAACAATGGCGGAATGAGCAATAACATGAACACAGCTTCCGCTTCGGCGCCGCCACAGCAAGAAACCAATCAGCAAAACTCACCCAATGATTCCGGGATCTCGTTGGCTGAAGGGGACCTGCTGGGCGTCctggtggatgggggggtgaAGAAGgcggcaggagggagggagcaggaCTGA
- the pgghg gene encoding protein-glucosylgalactosylhydroxylysine glucosidase → MSDPYIFTSDTLPSDRRFLPPLANGLLGWRVYNTIMHMGGVYNGEGGRCHRADVPCPLAVKVEMEAPAQQSYSLDTHTGIFAHTLSSAGVVASQFLYSHRHYSNLMVMEVLLVRQGASEEPVSVQLVNSFTPVSRDIVFETGPDYRGGSHILGKTNTAEFPGGPCPSVHLIWTPIPLTLTLQPGQHQARWGFILTVADSLGAAQAGFDEGLDLMATGSLRSSHEKAWKELWLQSKVEVVGSETLSRAVIGCLFYLLSAFPSIHETSRSFGGVSPGGLSNGGDGQDYWGHVFWDQDIWMYPGIALFYPKLARTVLEYRVGTMDGAKDNAQKQGYKGLKFPWESAVSGREVCPQDIYGQQEIHINGDVTLAFQHYLYLTEDLSMFREARGSELIYGVADYWVSRVTWHPEDKTYHLLGVMPPDEYYYNVNNSVYTNTVAKLSLQFAVELADLLQHPAPKEWLEVAENIKIPFDNALQYHPEYDGYIKGHPVKQADTVMLGYPLGLPMSADVRRNDLEAYEPVTDPDGPAMTWSMFAISWMELGEAEKAQRLLEKCFNNIQGPFQVWSESSDGSGAVNFLTGMGGFLQAVLFGYTGFRVQRECLAFSSLLPENISELCIRGVNYLGQQMDWLLRKEEICIILREQPDGVGNTKPENLQVVLKTSGTKIPLTPGQPVTFPREPGCVCKLVSTSSCWPF, encoded by the exons ATGTCGGACCCCTACATCTTCACCAGCGACACTCTTCCCAGTGACCGCCGCTTCCTGCCCCCGCTGGCCAACGGCCTTCTGGGATGGAGGGTGTACAACACTATCATGCACATGGGTGGCGTTTATAACGGCGAGGGCGGACGGTGCCACCGAGCGGATGTGCCCTGCCCTCTGGCCGtgaaggtggagatggaggCCCCGGCTCAGCAGAGCTACAGCCTGGACACGCACACGG GGATCTTTGCGCACACTCTCAGCTCGGCTGGCGTCGTCGCCTCCCAGTTTCTGTATTCCCACCGACACTACTCCAACCTGATGGTGATGGAGGTTCTGCTGGTGCGCCAGGGCGCTTCGGAGGAGCCGGTCAGTGTCCAACTGGTCAACTCATTCACCCCGGTGAGcagggacattgtttttgagACCGGTCCTGATtacagaggaggaag TCATATCCTCGGAAAGACGAACACGGCTGAGTTCCCAGGAGGTCCCTGTCCCTCGGTGCACCTCATCTGGACCCCGATCCCGCTGACCCTGACGCTGCAGCCGGGGCAGCACCAGGCCCGCTGGGGCTTCATCCTGACCGTGGCCGACAGCTTGGGCGCGGCTCAGGCCGGGTTCGACGAGGGCCTGGATCTGATGGCGACCGGAAGCTTGCGCTCGTCTCACGAGAAAGCCTGGAAggagctgtggctgcagagcaaggtggaggtggtggggtCGGAGACCCTCAGCAGGGCGGTGATCGGCTGCCTGTTCTACCTCCTCAGCGCCTTCCCGTCCATCCATGAAACCTCCAGGTCGTTTGGCGGAGTCAGTCCCGGCGGACTCTCGAACGGAGGGGACGGCCAGGACTACTGGGGCCACGTTTTCTGGGACCAG GACATATGGATGTATCCTGGGATAGCCCTCTTCTACCCCAAGTTAGCCCGGACTGTGTTGGAGTACAGGGTTGGGACTATGGATGGGGCTAAAGACAATGCCCAGAAGCAGGGCTATAAG ggCCTAAAGTTCCCTTGGGAGAGTGCTGTGTCAGGGAGAGAGGTGTGTCCACAGGATATTTACGGCCAACAAGAGATCCACATCAACGGAGACGTCACGCTGGCCTTCCAGCACTACCTCTACCTGACGGAG GATCTGTCGATGTTCAGGGAAGCACGGGGCAGCGAGCTGATCTACGGCGTGGCCGATTACTGGGTTTCCAGGGTAACGTGGCACCCCGAGGACAAGACCTACCACCTCCTGG GTGTCATGCCACCCGATGAGTATTACTACAACGTCAACAACTCTGTGTACACAAACACTGTGGCCAAACTCAG TCTCCAGTTTGCTGTAGAGTTGGCCgacctcctccagcatcctgcgCCAAAGGAATGGTTGGAAGTGGCTGAAAACATCAAGATACCTTTTGACAACGCGTTGCAGTACCATCCAGAGTATGACGGCTATATCAAAG GTCATCCGGTGAAGCAGGCGGACACGGTGATGTTGGGTTATCCTCTCGGCCTGCCGATGTCCGCGGACGTCAGGAGGAACGACCTGGAAGCATATGAGCCGGTCACAGACCCTGACGGTCCTGCGATGACATGG AGCATGTTTGCAATCAGCTGGATGGAGCTGGGCGAAGCGGAAAAAGCTCAGCGTCTACTTGAAAAGTGCTTCAACAACATCCAGGGACCGTTCCAG GTATGGAGTGAGTCATCAGACGGGTCTGGTGCAGTCAACTTTCTCACTGGCATGGGGGGATTTCTGCAGGCTGTGTTGTTTGGTTACACTGGTTTCAG agTTCAGAGGGAGTGCCTCGcgttttcctctcttcttcctgaaaacatttctgagctTTGCATTCGTGGCGTGAACTACCTCGGCCAGCAGATGGACTGGCTGCTCAGGAAGGAAGAAATCTGTATAATTCTGAGAGAACAACCAGACGGTGTTGGCAACACGAAACCTGAAAATCTGCAAGTCGTCCTGAAGACTTCAGGAACTAAAATCCCCCTCACACCAG GGCAGCCAGTCACATTTCCTCGAGAGCCCGGGTGTGTTTGCAAACTGGTGTCCACGTCTTCCTGCTGGCCTTTTTGA